Sequence from the [Bacteroides] pectinophilus genome:
CATAGCATTAAAATCTTTTTTATCTTCATTTGCCATAAGTATCACCTCCAAGCCAATCATATCTCAATAAATATACTCATGCAATGAGACGGTTTTTAAATTTCTCTCAAAAATTCCGATTTGTATTTCTGTTTGTTTTAAAAATGGGCAACTCCAATTGGAATTGCCCACTCATTGCACTAATTATGCGATTTTTTCTTGCTTGCACCGATTTCTGCATCAAATGATGTAAGTTTGATGTAAATCGCTGTTTTTTCAGTTTTTTATCAAATGAAGTATGTCCCGTCTATTTGGTAAAACGGTACATCTTTACATCATCTTAATAGAGCTTCGCACCTGCCGGAATGTGGTCATCTACCATCAGAAGATGAAGCTTTTCTTCGCCTTCTTCTTCATGAATAGCACTGAGGAGCATACCGCAAGAGTCAATGCCCATCATAGCTCTCGGTGGAAGATTTGTGATAGCAATCAGAGTCTTTCCAACCAGTTCTTCCGGCTCATAAAAGCTATGAATACCGCTTAAAATGGTTCTGTCTGTGCCTGTTCCGTCATCAAGAGTAAACTGTAACAGTTTCTTTGACTTCGGTACTGCAACACACTCTTTAACCTTTACTGCACGGAAATCTGACTTGCTGAATGTATCAAAATCAACAAATTCCTCAAATAAAGGCTCTACCTTTACCTTAGAAAAATCAATCTTTTCAGACTCAGTTTTTACATTTTTTTCAGGTGCTTCAGAAGCTGTATTATTTACATCATTTTTCTTATTTACACCATCTAAGGACTTCATTGTCGGGAAGAGCAGCACATCCCTGATTGCTGCTGAATCAGTAAGAAGCATTACCATTCTGTCGATACCGAAGCCGATACCGCCTGTAGGCGGCATACCGTATGCAAGTGCGTTGAGGAAATCCTCATCTGTGTGGTTAGCCTCTTCGTCACCCGCATCTGCAAGTGCGTCCTGCGCTGCAAAACGCTCTCTCTGGTCGATTGGGTCATTAAGCTCTGAATATGCATTGGCCATCTCCCAGCCGTTCATAAACAGCTCAAAACGCTCAACGTACTCAGGAGCATCCGGCTTCTTCTTAGTAAGAGGTGATATATCAAGAGGATGATCCATTACAAATGTAGGCTGGATAAGATGCTCCTCAACGAACTCCTCGAAGAACAGATTAAGGATATCGCCCTTCTTATGCCTGTCCTCGAATGCTACACCCTTCTCCTTAGCAACGGCCTTAGCCTCTTCATCAGTCTTAATCTGTGTAAAGTCAACGCCTGAATACTTCTTAACTGCATCAAGCATTGTTATTCTCTCGAATGGCTTAGAGAAGTCAATCTCAACATCACCATACTTAACCTTAGTTGTTCCATTGACCTTCTCACATACAGTCCTATAAAGTGATTCAGCCAGCTCCATCATGCCATAGTAATCTGTGTATGCCTGGTAGAGCTCCATAAGTGTAAATTCAGGATTATGCCTTGTATCAACGCCCTCGTTACGGAATACTCTTCCTATCTCATATACTCTCTCCATACCACCAACGATAAGTCTCTTAAGGTACAGCTCAAGTGAGATACGAAGCTTAACATCCTCGTCAAGCGCATTGTAATGTGTCTCAAATGGTCTTGCTGCGGCACCGCCTGCATTAGATACAAGCATAGGTGTCTCAACTTCCATGAAATCCCTTCCGTC
This genomic interval carries:
- the lysS gene encoding lysine--tRNA ligase; protein product: MAEQNRQTPDVNEQIKIRMDKLKALQEAGNDPFQITKYDVTYHTKDIKDNFDELEGKQVSIAGRLMQKRVMGKASFGNVADLNGNIQIYVARDSIGEEPYAAFKKFDIGDIVGVKGEVFRTQKGEMSIHVSEITLLTKSLQVLPEKFHGLTDTEIRYRQRYLDLIMNPEVKTTFVKRSQIIKEIRNFLDGRDFMEVETPMLVSNAGGAAARPFETHYNALDEDVKLRISLELYLKRLIVGGMERVYEIGRVFRNEGVDTRHNPEFTLMELYQAYTDYYGMMELAESLYRTVCEKVNGTTKVKYGDVEIDFSKPFERITMLDAVKKYSGVDFTQIKTDEEAKAVAKEKGVAFEDRHKKGDILNLFFEEFVEEHLIQPTFVMDHPLDISPLTKKKPDAPEYVERFELFMNGWEMANAYSELNDPIDQRERFAAQDALADAGDEEANHTDEDFLNALAYGMPPTGGIGFGIDRMVMLLTDSAAIRDVLLFPTMKSLDGVNKKNDVNNTASEAPEKNVKTESEKIDFSKVKVEPLFEEFVDFDTFSKSDFRAVKVKECVAVPKSKKLLQFTLDDGTGTDRTILSGIHSFYEPEELVGKTLIAITNLPPRAMMGIDSCGMLLSAIHEEEGEEKLHLLMVDDHIPAGAKLY